The Phaeobacter gallaeciensis DSM 26640 genomic sequence ATCCTCGGGGCGCAGCACGGGGTCGGCGTCGCCACGGAAATAGCTGCCGGTCATGGCCATCAAATGGCATTTCTCGCGAGCCACCAAGGCTCGCAAAATCACGCCGAGGCGGTTGTTGTCCGAGGCCGAGACGTGATGGAATTCATCCACTGCGATGAAGCAATCGTCAAACGCCTCGATCCCCTGATCTTCCATCACCTTGTCATAGGCAAAGCGGAAGGTGGCGTGAGTGCAGACCAGGACCTCAGCGTCTGAGCCCATGAAGTCGACAAAGGCTTTCACCTTCTGATCCTGGGCGTCATCGCCAGTCAGGCAGAGGTTCCACTTGTCCTCGACCTCCCAATCCGCCTCGAACCCATAGCTGGTCAGATCCGTCGAGCGGAATGACCCGCCGATCGAGGTTTCTGGCACGCAGACGATAGTCTTTTCACGGGCCTGATGGCGCATCTTGTCGAGTGCGATGAGCATCAGTGCCCGGCTTTTCCCCGCCGCCGGGGGCGCTTTCAGCAGCAGGAATTGTGCCGCCCGCGCCGCATAGGCCCGCGCCTGCATTTCGCGCATGCCCATGGCGTTGGTCGAGGACTTCGAGCGCCCGTAGGTCACATTGAGCATCTGAGCCATCTATTTGCTCCTTTTGCCGCGCTTGCCTTTCGCAGCCTGTTTTTCAATCTGTTTGATCTTGGCGGCATAGAGCTTGAAAAGATGCTCCAGCCGTTCGGTGTCATTGCGGAAGGGCCGCCCGATATACATGGTCTCCAACAGATCATCATTCTCCCGATGCACCGCGCGCAGGTCGTCGGGCATCTTCTCCGGGTCATAGAGCTGGGCGATGGTCGCTGGGTAATGGGAATAGCGGCACTTCAGGATCTTGCGGGCCGAGGCATTGAGTGCCTCAAGCTGTTCCTCCGAGAACTTTGGCACAGGGAAGGTGTTCCAACCCAAAGTGTTGGAATAGCGGAAATCGGATTTCAGCTTGCCGCAGACGGTTGCGATCCAGATCAAATGGATGCGAGAGGCAATCAGGGCAAGGCACCAGTCGGGAGAGTCCGGGATCAGAAATGCCAAGTTGGAAACCACAGCGCCACGCTCAAGCTTTCCTACAGGGAACCACGCTCTCCGTTCTGAGCTCACAGAGGGAATAATCGTGGGGGAGCCAACTCTCGGCCCTACATGTTGAAAGCGATGGGGCACGGTTGAAAGAAACTCTCTGGTTTCCTTCTTTTTACTCACTTTGCGGATTTCTGCGACCCGCCGTGTCCTCTCACAGACCTCTTCGATCTTCATTGCTTCAGGCAAAGCATCGTCGTCAATCGCCAAACACCAACGGTCCAGCGACTTGATAAAATCTTCTGATCCGGCAAAACGTCGAAGGAACTGGGTAGCGCTGGGTGCTTCGCCCAGCAGGTTGGCCTTCTCAATGTTGGACAGGATCAGATTTCCCCCGTCATTGGGGACGCTACCAGTTACCATCTTTGGAAGAAGGTTAAATATTGGGTTTGGAGCACTCGCTACCGGCACGTCCACCGCGTTAATCAAATACCGATTTATCTGATCGCACTCATGAACAACCCCATCCGAAAAAAGCCTTCTGGTGGTTCCTGTGCTCGGATTTCTCAGACCTACGATAACGCAATTGACTGCAGCCTTGCCTGAGGCGTTATTAGACCACTTGAAGGTTGTATGTGCGAAAAAGATCTCAGCTCCCTTGGAAAGAAGCGCAGGCCACAGTTGGTCAACCTGACGACCTTGGCAAACCGAGTTCGTGGCAACCAGTGCGAATTTGGCAGCTCTACCTGCAATAAAATCCGAAGCAAGAAGGAACCAGCAGCCTACATAGTCGACATATCCATATTTTTTCAGCCGGTCACCGAAGATATACTCCATGTCCTGGAGATGCTGAGTTTCTTTCTTGCCCTTTCCAAGAAACGGCGGATTGCCTGCTATGAACACCTCTTCGCCCTCTCCAGGCGGCGGGCAAACCTCTTCCCAATCCACCTGTAGGGCGTTGTCACAGACGATGTGGGCGCTCTCGCGTAGCGGCAGGCTGGGCGGGCTCTGTCCAAAAACCTCCTTGAACACCGCGTTGGCCTGATACTCCGCGATGAACAGCGCCAGCTTGGCGGTTTCTGCGGCGAAATCGGTGATCTCGATCCCGTGGAAATTGGCGATTTTCACGGCCGAGAACATTTCCTTGGTGCTCTCACCCGTCAGTTCCTCCAGCCGCTCCAGGATCCGCATTTCGCGTTCGCGCAGCTGACGGTAAGAAACGACCAGGAAATTGCCTGATCCACAGGCGGGGTCAAAAACCCGGATCCCCTCGATCCGCGTCAGCGCCCTGCGCAGGCCATTGGGCCGTTCCCAAGCCCTCACTATCTCGGCATCAAGATCATCCAGGAACAGCGGCCCGATCACCTTCATGATGTTGGGCACCGAGGTGTAGTGCATCCCCAGCTCGCTGCGCTGTTTTGGATCAGCCACCGACTGGATCATGGAGCCAAAGATGTCCGGATTGATCTCGCGCCAATCCTCATCACAGGCATCGCGCAGATAGCGATAGGCGGTCACGTCAAAGACGGGCGCGTCGATAGATCCCGCAAAGAGCCCGCCGTTCACATATTCCAGGTCACCCGCCCAGGCAGGAAGATCGCTGCGCTTGTCCTTGGGTTGGTTCATGGCGGTGAAGGAAGCGATAATCACCTCGCGTGCTTCCTCGCCCTTGTTGCCCGCATGGTTGAACAGGATCTGGCTGAACTGGTTATCGGGGAAGATGCCCACGTCCTCGGCAAACATGCAGAAGATCAGCCGCATCATCAGCTGGCTCATCTCATGCCGACGCGCGTCGCTGGCCCAATCCGGGTTCTTGCGCACCAGAGCGTCATAGAGCTTGGCCAGCTTGGCGGTGACCTTGACGTCGATCGGGTTTTCTTCGGCTGCCTCATAGCGTTCCTTGCCCGCAGCAGGCAGGAAGAAGCCGAATTTGTCCCCGATCTCGTCAAAACGGCAATGCAGGGTCTCTCCGCTAACCCGCTGTTGGGCAGCCACCATTTCGCCATCGGTGGCGATCAGGATCGCCGGTTTGGCGGTGGCGGTCTTCTTGGAGTTTCGCAGGGCCTCCAGGGTGACATCGGCCATGCCAGACATGGCAGGCGCAAAGTGGAACTTCTTGTTGACCAGGACGCCGCCGGGCTGATCCGACTTATTGGTCGTGCCATTGCGCAGCTTAGCAATAGCCGCCTGGGCGACATCCGTGGCCTGGGCAAAATCGAACGGGAATTCGTCAGCGTCGAACGGTTTGTCGGAGATCTGTTCCAGGGCTTCGAAGATCTCGGTGGGGTTCATGGAAAGTCCGTTCTTGATAGTTCTGTCTTGGCGAAGCCAAAATTGACTGCGTGGGAAATTTCTAAGTGCGGATAGTGGCTTGCGCAACCTATTGTTGATTTCATCGACCGTGTTTCGGAAGCACGTAGCCGCTAAGATTTTTCAGCTTCTGAAACAATTCCTGAAACACCTATGATCGAATTTTGCTCATTAAAATCATATATTTAATATTTTCCTTTGGGGTTTGGTGCGCATACGAAGTCGCAGTTGCTATAGAGTATTCTGTTAACATGAAAACAGGAGTTGTTCTCGCAATGAGCAAAAGCATCCAGCATGAGGCCCGCAAGAAACGATCCTTTACCATCAGCATGTTCTGCAACACCCTGCCGATGTTCTTGCCGACCCAGGCAGGCCAGCATGAGAGCTGACGAAGCGTTTTTGACTGTTGAAGATTTTGCAGCAGCTTTGCACCGCACCATTTCGTCCAGAACGGTTAGGACGATGATCCACGATGGACAAATTAACGCGACCAAGATTGGGCAGCGTTTTTACATGACACGTGAAGAACTGGCGAGGTTCGTTTCCACATGCCACGCAAACGCAAACCGGCCCGACTCTTCCAGCGCAAAGACGATGGCGCTTGGGTCATCCTCGACGGAGGACAGCAGATCCGGACAGGTTTTGGTGACGGATTTCATAAGGAAGCAGAAGAAGTCCTGAGTGATTACATCGCACGGAAGAGACGACAGGATGATCATGTTTACGAGCCGGGTGAGATCACCGTCGGCGAAGTCCTGGTGCACTACGGTGAAGCCAAGATGAAGACGGTGCGCGACAAGGACCGTTTACTATACACAATTCAGGCTCTGTCGCCTTACTGGGGTGACCTGAAAGTGTCGGAAATCGACATCGATAGGTGTCGTGGTTACACGGCCTGGAGAAAATGTGCAGCTTGGACCGTTCGGCGCGAGATGACGACGCTGAATGCCGCGGTTAAATACGCCTTGGCGACGCGCAGGATCAGTTATGCTCCGATTGTGACCTTGCCGGAAAAGGGGGGTGCGAATGACCGCTGGCTGACTGAGGAAGAAGTGCAGCGTCTGTTGGGCGCTTCCGCACCGCACGTCCAGAGGTTCATCAAGATTGCGCTTTATACTGGGCGCCGCAAGACGGCGATCACGC encodes the following:
- a CDS encoding class I SAM-dependent DNA methyltransferase, coding for MNPTEIFEALEQISDKPFDADEFPFDFAQATDVAQAAIAKLRNGTTNKSDQPGGVLVNKKFHFAPAMSGMADVTLEALRNSKKTATAKPAILIATDGEMVAAQQRVSGETLHCRFDEIGDKFGFFLPAAGKERYEAAEENPIDVKVTAKLAKLYDALVRKNPDWASDARRHEMSQLMMRLIFCMFAEDVGIFPDNQFSQILFNHAGNKGEEAREVIIASFTAMNQPKDKRSDLPAWAGDLEYVNGGLFAGSIDAPVFDVTAYRYLRDACDEDWREINPDIFGSMIQSVADPKQRSELGMHYTSVPNIMKVIGPLFLDDLDAEIVRAWERPNGLRRALTRIEGIRVFDPACGSGNFLVVSYRQLREREMRILERLEELTGESTKEMFSAVKIANFHGIEITDFAAETAKLALFIAEYQANAVFKEVFGQSPPSLPLRESAHIVCDNALQVDWEEVCPPPGEGEEVFIAGNPPFLGKGKKETQHLQDMEYIFGDRLKKYGYVDYVGCWFLLASDFIAGRAAKFALVATNSVCQGRQVDQLWPALLSKGAEIFFAHTTFKWSNNASGKAAVNCVIVGLRNPSTGTTRRLFSDGVVHECDQINRYLINAVDVPVASAPNPIFNLLPKMVTGSVPNDGGNLILSNIEKANLLGEAPSATQFLRRFAGSEDFIKSLDRWCLAIDDDALPEAMKIEEVCERTRRVAEIRKVSKKKETREFLSTVPHRFQHVGPRVGSPTIIPSVSSERRAWFPVGKLERGAVVSNLAFLIPDSPDWCLALIASRIHLIWIATVCGKLKSDFRYSNTLGWNTFPVPKFSEEQLEALNASARKILKCRYSHYPATIAQLYDPEKMPDDLRAVHRENDDLLETMYIGRPFRNDTERLEHLFKLYAAKIKQIEKQAAKGKRGKRSK
- a CDS encoding tyrosine-type recombinase/integrase, coding for MPRKRKPARLFQRKDDGAWVILDGGQQIRTGFGDGFHKEAEEVLSDYIARKRRQDDHVYEPGEITVGEVLVHYGEAKMKTVRDKDRLLYTIQALSPYWGDLKVSEIDIDRCRGYTAWRKCAAWTVRREMTTLNAAVKYALATRRISYAPIVTLPEKGGANDRWLTEEEVQRLLGASAPHVQRFIKIALYTGRRKTAITRLKWMPSLDSGWVDLDTGVIHFLGKAEAETKKRKGLVRMPATLHEEMKTWVQEGSHVVSFKNTSIHRIDKAFRAAVERAELKDVTPHTLKHTVVTWAFKRGMTLEDATAYFATSRETLENVYRSYSPDALKKAAGIMDWKI